Genomic DNA from Methanosarcina sp. MTP4:
CCCCGGCATCTTCCTCAACAATTCTCCCTTCCAGCTCATCATAGTGATTATGGGCTGCAATTTCCCTTAGTTCAACCCCTTCCGAGCAGTCCACGATCAGAAACTCACTGTTTACGGCCTCTATTTTGTCCATCCAGACTTCTTCAAATGGAAGCCCGGACCCGACAGTAGCATACATCCTGGCTTCACTAACATCTCTGAGCTGTCCGGGAGAAGGTTCATGAGTTGCAGGGCTTGCCCCCGGAGGGATCATAACAATGACCTTCACCTTATTTCCCCCGACCTTCTCCACAAACTCGGCCTGGGGCAGGATGCTCACAGCCACCACAATGGGCTCTTCGTCCTCGCCGGTTTCAGCCCCCTGTCCCGCAGAATTATTTTCAGGAGCCGTATCCGCACAGCCGCTGGCAAAAAGGGAAAAACCTACAACCAGCAAAACTAATATAGGCAAAATTTTAAGTTTCATGCTCTAATCCCACTCTCTTCATCCTTGTTTTTCAGCATAAATCCGGAATCTATCAGGTCTGGTACATTCCAAATTTGGTCTAAGCCCAAATTTTTAAAACATTTTCATTAATAGTTGGTACTTACCCAAATTATAATCACGGGTCAATCTACTTAGAGGTCGCCCTATTTGGGGGTAAATCGATTTAAGGGTTAATCGGTTTATGGGATCAATCGATTTATGGGATCAATCGACGGTCATTCATGCCGGTGCTCATCATGGAAACACTTTTCGTGCGTGATTTCTCCACACACTCCGAACATCGGGTGCCCCATTGCACTGCAGATCTTGTCCACAGCTTCCTTTGAAACGTAAGCTTCGAACCTTGAGACTTCCTCACAAGCCTCTTCCGAGGAAAGCCCGTAGTGACTCAGGAGAAGGCTCATGATCCTGTGTCTCCTGATCAGGAACTCCGCATACATCTCCCCCTGCTTCGTTAAGTCGACCCCTTTGTAAGGAACATGGTTCAGGTAACCTGAAGCTGCAAGCTCGTTAAGGGTCTTGCTTGTCGTGGAAGGATCCACTTTAAAGCTGGAAGAAATTTCAGTAGTCTTCACTGTCCTTCCTTTTTTTAAAATGAATTTCAGGTAATCTACTTTCCGGGGAGAAAGCTCGAGACCCGTAATTACCGTCATGAAATAGTATAATAAAAAAACAGATATTTATTTCTTTGGAATTTTTTGGTACTACCCCAAATTTTCAGAATCTTATGTGAAAAAGGAAAAACGTTGCAGGGAAAACCATTGCCTTTAAAATATCGAAGCCCTGCAAAAGTTGAGATCAGAAAACAAGAGGTAAGAAAAATGGATAAAAAAGGGAATAAGAAAACAAGAGATAAGAAAAAAGGGAATAAGAAAACTGGCAGATGAACTGATAATGCATTTTTTTCAGTAACCGATCAAATAGACTCCGCAGACAAGCAGGAAACTAACAACACCCATCAGGGCTCCTCCCAGGGTATATGCCCTGAATACCTGCTGAGGCTCAATTTCAGCCAGTTCCCCGAAAATCCAGAAAAAGGGGTCATTGACGTGTGAGAACAGGAAAGTGCCCGATGCCATGGACAGGATGAGAATTTCCACAGGAAGCCCGAGTTCGGGCAGTAGAGGCATCATAAGAGAAGGAGCAACGAGCATTGTCACGACCCTTGAGCCCTGAACGGTCTGGAGGGCAGCAGCAACCAGGAAGGGCACCATGATATGGGGAAGGTTCAGCTGCATGAACATCTGTCCCAGGGCCTCCCCGGAACCTGTCATGGCAAGAGTTGCCCCAAGAGCCCCACCCCCGCATAGATCAAGGAGGACAACCCCACCCCTTCTCACGGCTTTTTCTATAAGAGTTCTGAGCACTTCAAGTCCCAGCCTCCTCCCGGAAAGAAAGGAAAGGAGTACCCCGATCAGAAGAGCTATGTTCGGGTCGCCGAAGAACATGAGTAGCGGAGGAGGGGTTTCAAAGATCGCGCGGGAGAGAATAAGGAGTAGGGGGAAAAAAACAGGAGCATAGGCTTCAAGCCTTCTAAACTTTCCATTTGTCTTTTCCAATTCCCCTTCCTTGATTACTGACCCCTTGAGCCCTGAAAGCTCCTGTTCACTTTTCCTTAAAGGCCCTAAAGTCCCTGCCCCTTCACCAGCACTGAATTTCCTGGCATAGAGGTACCCTGCAATGGACGTGGGAACTGAAATCAAAAATCCCAACAGGATCAGGAGGTTAATATTTGCCCCAAGCTCTTCTGCTGCCGAGATTATCACGGGGGAGGGGTAGACAAGATTGAAAGAGGCAAGCGTACCCAGCGCCAGGGCGGTTGCACTAGAAATCGAGGGGGTGTTGATCCTGGCTGCCAACTCTCTTGCGATCGGAACAAAGATAACGTAGGCCAGGATGCAGCACATCACGGGCACGGAAAAGAGAAAACCGAGGAAATTCAGAGCCAAAAGAGGTTTCCTGGAAAAACGAATGATATCGTCGGCAATCACGGAGGTACCCCCGGTCCTCTGGAGTACGATTCCAATGATGCTCCCACAGGTAATGATAATTGCAAAGTGGGAAAATACCCTACCCATACCCAAACTTACCGTTTCCACTGTCCTGAGGGGTTCACCTGCCAGAACTCCCGTGAGGATGGATACCGAAACCAGGCTCAGGAAAGGATGAATCCTGAATTTTGCGGTCAGGAGCAGAATGCAGATGAGGGCAAAAAGGAAGATAAGAACCGGATTCATGCAACTTAGAATTTCATCCGAACATATAAAAATATAGTTGAAGAGAGAGATTTGTTGGGGAAAAAAGTTTGTTGGGGAAAAAAGTTTGTTGGGGAAAAAAGTTTGTTGAGGAGAGAAAGTTACTGTTCTACAAGGTTTTGTTAGGAAGGGAGGGAAAGAAAAGAGCAGAAAAAGGGTGCTAAGGGGCGGAAAGAAAGGAGTGGAAAAAAGGTGGTATTATCAGGTAGTTTCTTCGGGCAGAGAAAGCTGATTGAGTTCGTCCACTTCTTCTTCTCCAAGCACCTTTTCCAGTTTCAGGAGGATGAGAAGCCGACCATCCAGCTTTCCGACTCCTTTCAGGTATTCGGCATTTATTTTTGACTTTATCATTTCAGGTGTAGGTTCAATGGAAGAGAGAGGGAGCCTCATGACCTCTTTCACGGAATTTACGAGCATACCGATGACAGTATCCCCTACTTCCACGATAATGATTCTGGAGAGCTCATCGCGCTCCTTCGGGCTGAAACCCAGGCGGATATTCAGGTCGATCAAGACAATGATTTTTCCCCGCAGGTTGATCAGCCCTTTTACACACTCCGGGGCCTGGGGGACCCGGGTGATCCTGGGAACCGGGATAATTTCGGAGACCTGCATAATATCGACCCCGAATTCTTCTCCCGAAAGCTCAAAGACCACAAGCTGAAGTCCCTCATCCGACACTCCCGAATCCTGTCCTGATGTTTCTTCAAACATGGCAATTCCTCAATAAGGGGCTTAATCTTCCTTGTTTTCCGGCCTTTCTTCAAAATCCCCAAGCTTGAACTTTTCGGTGGCTCTCCTCATTCTTTCCCCGAGCAAAGAGAGTTCGTTGGCCATACTGGCAAGTTCTGACATTGAAGCGCTCTGTTCCTCGAGAGCTGCCGCAGCTTCCTGGGTTCCGGCAGCGGACTGCTCCGATATTGAAGATATATCCTCCAGGGTAGAGGTAATCTCTTCGATGGACGCAGACTGTTCCTCAGTAGCTGCTGCAACGTCCTCGATCATGTTTGTGATCTCGTTGACCGTGGAAACAATCCCGTTGACCATCTCAAGAGCCTCCTTCACGGAACTGGAACCGACCTTCACATCACCCTTGCTGGCTTCTATAGACTCTACAGTGTCACCTATAACGGTCCTGATTTCATCGATCAGTCCTGAAATATTCTTGGCAGCACCCCCGGATTCTTCGGCAAGTTTGCGGACTTCATCGGCTACAACAGAGAAACCTTTCCCGTGTTCACCTGCCCTTGCAGCCTCAATTGCCGCATTGAGTGCAAGCATATTGGTCTGGTCTGCAATCCCGGTAATGAGCGCCACAATCTCATTGATCTGCCATGATTTGACGTCAAGACCTTTGATCACGCTTTCGGTTTCATCTACGGAGGACTGGATACGTCCCATTTTTACCAGGACTTCTTTGGAAACGTTCCCGATGTTGTTAACCGTATCATTTACAAAGTTTGTGTTTTTAGAAACTTTCTGGGTATTATCGGCAACTTCCTGGATGTTGTGGGTCATGTCCTGCATTGCATGGGTTATATCCACTATTTTTGAAGTCTGCATTTCTGCGCCGTGCGAGATTTCAGTTGCAGTATCCGAAATCTTTCTTGATGCAGAAGCTACTTCCTCGGAAGAAGCAGACATTTCTTCCGAAAGTGTGGCAAGATGGAGTGAACCTTTCTGGACTTCCCTGATAAGCTGGCGCAGGTTTGCAACCATGTTGCCGAAGGCTTTGGAGAGAAGGGATATTTCACTGCGGGAAGTGCCCTTGATTTCAACAGTTAGATCTCCTTCAGATATTTTTTCGGAAGCATCTAGCAGTTCGTAAATCGGCTTTCTGTAAAGGTTCAAAATCACGAAAACGAGAAAACCACCGAGAAATACCGAAAAGAGCGTTACCAGGAGGATTTCATTGATAGACCCGCGGATCAGGGTGTTCAATTGTTCCCTCTGATCAGCACTTGCAGCCTTAGTGACGGTTTCTACCTGCCTGGCTATTACCAGCATATTTTCCTCCGCCTCATCTTTCCTGTTTTCCAGAACTACAAGTCGCCCTACATCTACACGGATTTTCTCGGACTCAGAAATTACCATCTCTGCACGATCAATATTTTCCTGCTTTTCCAGGCGTAAACTTAAATCAGCAACCTCCTCAATGACAGCCACTGCAAGCTGATCATAATTTTCAACGTGCTGCGGGTCTCCGGTAACAGCATAACTCTGATATTCACTTTTGGCCTGCAGCATCATTACTATAATTTCCTGTGTATCCTCCGCATTGGACAATTTTTCAATAAGAACCTCATTTGAAGCCCCTTCCTCAGTATATTGCTTATACTGCTCCATCTGGTCCAGATAAATCTCTTCGACCAGCTGCAACATTTCTCCCCTTCTTACAACAAACCCACTTTCTAAGGCAGCCTGTTCCTCTTCTGCCTCAACATAATCATCAAACTCTGCCCTGAAATCACTGGAAGCCTCCAGAGCAAACTCCATTCTGCCTTGATTTACATCGTCGAGATAGTCTGCATATATGTTCTTCGATATTTCTGCCTGTTCGGGCACAAGATCCAGATACTTATATACATCATCTTTTGCTGCCGGATCTCCATTAATAATATAGTTTTGCTCAGAAATTACAGCATATTCCATACTATCAATAATAAAGGTCATATTTTCAATGGCTCGGGTCTTTTTCTCAACCTCATCCATACCGCTGTAACCCGTGTACCCAACAAAAAAGATCAAAACCAGAAGAAGGGCAAATCCTATTACCACGTGCCCTATTTTTGTGTTTTTAACCGGAGTTTCTAAGATCTTGAAAAATAAAGGCTCTTGGCTACGATAATTTGAAGTCTAATAAAAAATTAATTAAGTTAACGATTTCAACTTGGGATATACTTCCCAAGTTGAAGTTTTGTAAATATTTTTGCAGTTTCTTTGTTCATTTCTTCTATAACAAACTCTGCATTTTTCTCTTCTTTTGCACTATAGACAAGACTCATTCTTATCTTTTCGAGATTAGTGGCCAATTTTTGAATTGTCAGTTCAGGATCATCAATCAAATGGAGTAAATAATTGTGGAGCAGTAATCCCATTACACAAAGAAACACGTGTGCTCTTATCTTCACATCCTTCCTTACATATACAGGTTTTATCGGTATCAGTAACCTGTCCTTTAGCCACTTTATGTCCTCTTCAATCATATTTCGGGAATCATACATTTCCACAATTTCTTTTGTTGCAAGGTTTTCCTTATCAGTAAATACAACAGTCTTTCCCATCCCTGAAAGAAACTCTTTCTCCCGACTTTCATTTAAACTGAAATTAAGTTGTAACTTCCCTTCATTTTCAATGACATTGTAATCAAAGAGTCCTCTATATTGCTTTGGTACCGTATCAACGACCCGGTTCATAAGGCCTTTTGATGTCATTTTTCTTCCCCTTCCTTTGTGGTTAAGCCTTGATCTTAGTTCTTCGATTTTCTCCAGAATCATGACTCTTTTTGTTTCCCACTCATGCATCTGTTTTCTCCTGGTAATTTCACTGTACTTTATTGCTCCGGTGAAATTCTGTTCATACCATTTCCCCATAATACGATGAGCTTTAATGATATTGTTTTTTCCATTTTCCCATTCCTCTTCAAAGTCGGACAAAGGAATTTGAAACAAATCTTTACACATCGAAGAAGGTAGAGCCCCAACAACATGCATTTTATCCAGAACATGTTCTATGTTATCTATTGAGTTCATTCCCCTATCAAAAACGATAGTAATCTCATCAAGAGGAATCTCGATTTCTTCTACACGTTTGCAAATGTTGTCAATTAAACCTGAAAACAAAGTTACATCAGGTATGTTTGCCGGGTAGGTAATTGTCTGAAAAGGAATGTTCTTGTTTGAAGTTGTTAAGCCAACACCTATCAGGTTCTTATCATACCGTTTATCCTTAGAGAACCCCTTTTTTGGGAGTTCCTCTCCATGCTCGATATGAGTGTAAAAGTTAGTCGTGTCAAATGTTAGTTTAGTTGGCCTTATTCCTTTTTGGATTAGTGTTCTGGAGACATCAATTTCGATTTTACGGATTGTTTCTTCATCCAATCTTTCCATGTAGTTAAGGAAGTTCTGACTTGAGAGTTTATATGAGGGATTCCAGAAAAATTTGAGTAAACTTTCTTTGAAGTATTCATCAAGAACATTCCTGCTAAGGATATGTTCGGATCTTCCGATGATGATTAAAAGGAGATATTCTGCAGGCGTAAGGCCTTTTATGCTTTTTCTGTCAATGTGTTTGTTCATAGCTTCAATGAGGCCTACTTCTTCAGCTGCCTTGAGTAAGGCAGCTGGTTTGCCAAAAGAGTAGGATGCTATTCTTGTTTCTTTTGTTTCCATTATGAGGTCATAAACTTGGTCAGCAGTCCCAACATACTTTTGAATTGTTTGGACAACTTTTCCATCAATTCGTTCATTCTTTATGACGTAAAGGTATTTGTGGCCCGATATAGTTTTAATCTTGAAGTGCATATGTGTATTATACCCTACTTATTAATAAATTTTTCTAAAATATTAGTTTCTATTTCGAAAAAATAATGTATATTGATTGTTTTTTTTATCAATTCATATTACAGATCTGATAACAATTATTTAATTATAGTTAGACCCTACAGGAATGAAGCCGCAAGATATCGTTTTTAGTCACAAAGTATAAACTCCGGTTTAAGCATCTTTTTTCACCTTAGCCTCCAACCTGTCCGTATTAAAGCCTTTTCCACCCTGCATAATCAAATTTCCAGCCCACCAGCGGCGTTTGCCGGAAAAGTAAACTGAATAAAATAAATATTCAAGCTCATCCTGTTAAAGATTGTTTAGTCCGAATATCTCGATAGGTATTATTTTTAAGAATTCATAAATTTTTTGATACCTTTGGTAAATAGGCGATTAAAATCGTGAACTCTTCCGGTACTCTCAGGAACCGGACTTAGGTACAGGACTTGGGAATCGGACTTAACCTGTCAGAAATTCTTCGATCTGGGACCTGAAAATGCCGAAATTTATAGGCTTGGGCAGGACAGCATAGCATCCGGCTTCAAGGAACTGCTGTTCACTTTCAGAATCACTGTATCCTGTTACGGCAACCACCCTGATGTCCCTGGTCTCAGAATCACACTTTATTATTTTAAGAAATTCAAGACCGTTCATCTTCGGGAGTTCCATATCCAGCAGTATCAAATCAACTCTACCCTCATTAAGCACTTCCAGTGCTTCCACCCCGTTTTTTGCCTTCTTCGGCTCATATCCAAAAGACTTCAGCAGATCTGCCTCAATCATAAGGTTAAGTAAATTATCCTCAACAACAAGGATTTCGGACATATGACTCAACTCTCAAGATTAACAAGCTCTCAAGATAAGAACTCTAAAGATTAAAGAATTGTACCAGAGTAAATGATTGTACAGGTTGGCTATATTACAGACCAACCAGCTTTTTCAAACACTTGTTTACTATGATTTTACTGCTATCGTACACCATTGTTCTGAATTACGTGAATATTTTCATTGTATGTAAATATTTTCATTTTGTACGAATATTTTCTTACACAGTTTCCGGAAGTGTTGTTAATTGGAATTTAGGATATAATAGGTAAAGGGATAAAACAAAGGGATTAAGACACCACAGATAGATTACCCCAACTTGCAAAGTACTATATAAACTGTAGAAGAATATAAAGTTATTTATCATGACATATTTCATGATTTTAATATTAAAACAGAATTTAAAAATTCGTTTTCTTAAATACGAGAGACTCTAAGATTAGTTGGTAGCTTGTTTACAAGTTATCAAAAAAGTTTAATATAGTACGGCCAGCATATTATTTACGTGATTAGACAAAATTTTGATTGATATCACCGAAGACTTCTGATATCTTACACTTTCGGTCTCGAATCGGAAAAAATTCATTATTTTTCCCTCGAGACAATCATTCCAGCAATATATCTTATAGTCTCACTTTCAAAACCTGGAACAAGTTGTAAATCGCTCGATTGTAAGTAGTTTGACTGTAAGTTGTTTATTTTCATAAATAAGAATCTTCATACGTTCAATCAGAGGTTGGCGAATGCCACTAGCAGTCTGTAAAGAAGGATATATGAGAATATAAGCGAATATCTAAATTAAAAGCGGGAATTTGCAAGAAATTTAGTAAAGTGCGGCAATTAATATAAACACTTGTTCGTAAAAACAATAATTATAAAAAACACTAGTAAAAAAACTAGTAAAAACACTATAGTAAAAACACTATAGTAAAAACACTATAGTAAAAACACTATAGTAAAAAAACTAGTAAAAACACTAGTAAAAACACTATAGTAAAAACACTATAGTAAAAACACTATAGTAAAAACAGCTAATGCTGGAAGTAGCAATAGTAAAAATGGAAAGAAGATAATTTATTGTCGCTCGCTTCATAAAAACTAAAAAAGGGGAAAGACATGGCAAGGATTATGATCGTGGACGATGCCGAATTTATGAGGATGGTGATCAGGGACATTCTCGTAAAGCAGGGACACGAAGTGGCAGCTGAAGTAGCTGATGGAGAATGTGCAATTCAGAAATATCAGGAAGTGAAACCGGACCTCGTGCTGATGGATATTATTCTGCCGGATATGGAGGGTACCAAAACCCTGCAAAAGCTTCTTGACCTGGATCCCGAGGCGAAAGTAGTGATGTGCTCTTCCCTGGGACAGAAGGCTGTGGTGATGGAGTCCATAAAAATAGGTGCAAAAGACTTCATAGTTAAACCCTTTGAACCCGATAAAGTACTGGAAGTAATCAAAAAGGTCATTGAACCGGATAATTGAAAAAACACTTTTCGAAAAAGTACCTTAAGGACTTGCTTCAAGACAAAGACCTTCTTTAAGA
This window encodes:
- a CDS encoding metal-dependent transcriptional regulator codes for the protein MTVITGLELSPRKVDYLKFILKKGRTVKTTEISSSFKVDPSTTSKTLNELAASGYLNHVPYKGVDLTKQGEMYAEFLIRRHRIMSLLLSHYGLSSEEACEEVSRFEAYVSKEAVDKICSAMGHPMFGVCGEITHEKCFHDEHRHE
- a CDS encoding GntP family permease; translation: MNPVLIFLFALICILLLTAKFRIHPFLSLVSVSILTGVLAGEPLRTVETVSLGMGRVFSHFAIIITCGSIIGIVLQRTGGTSVIADDIIRFSRKPLLALNFLGFLFSVPVMCCILAYVIFVPIARELAARINTPSISSATALALGTLASFNLVYPSPVIISAAEELGANINLLILLGFLISVPTSIAGYLYARKFSAGEGAGTLGPLRKSEQELSGLKGSVIKEGELEKTNGKFRRLEAYAPVFFPLLLILSRAIFETPPPLLMFFGDPNIALLIGVLLSFLSGRRLGLEVLRTLIEKAVRRGGVVLLDLCGGGALGATLAMTGSGEALGQMFMQLNLPHIMVPFLVAAALQTVQGSRVVTMLVAPSLMMPLLPELGLPVEILILSMASGTFLFSHVNDPFFWIFGELAEIEPQQVFRAYTLGGALMGVVSFLLVCGVYLIGY
- a CDS encoding chemotaxis protein CheW, with the protein product MFEETSGQDSGVSDEGLQLVVFELSGEEFGVDIMQVSEIIPVPRITRVPQAPECVKGLINLRGKIIVLIDLNIRLGFSPKERDELSRIIIVEVGDTVIGMLVNSVKEVMRLPLSSIEPTPEMIKSKINAEYLKGVGKLDGRLLILLKLEKVLGEEEVDELNQLSLPEETT
- a CDS encoding methyl-accepting chemotaxis protein; the protein is MVIGFALLLVLIFFVGYTGYSGMDEVEKKTRAIENMTFIIDSMEYAVISEQNYIINGDPAAKDDVYKYLDLVPEQAEISKNIYADYLDDVNQGRMEFALEASSDFRAEFDDYVEAEEEQAALESGFVVRRGEMLQLVEEIYLDQMEQYKQYTEEGASNEVLIEKLSNAEDTQEIIVMMLQAKSEYQSYAVTGDPQHVENYDQLAVAVIEEVADLSLRLEKQENIDRAEMVISESEKIRVDVGRLVVLENRKDEAEENMLVIARQVETVTKAASADQREQLNTLIRGSINEILLVTLFSVFLGGFLVFVILNLYRKPIYELLDASEKISEGDLTVEIKGTSRSEISLLSKAFGNMVANLRQLIREVQKGSLHLATLSEEMSASSEEVASASRKISDTATEISHGAEMQTSKIVDITHAMQDMTHNIQEVADNTQKVSKNTNFVNDTVNNIGNVSKEVLVKMGRIQSSVDETESVIKGLDVKSWQINEIVALITGIADQTNMLALNAAIEAARAGEHGKGFSVVADEVRKLAEESGGAAKNISGLIDEIRTVIGDTVESIEASKGDVKVGSSSVKEALEMVNGIVSTVNEITNMIEDVAAATEEQSASIEEITSTLEDISSISEQSAAGTQEAAAALEEQSASMSELASMANELSLLGERMRRATEKFKLGDFEERPENKED
- a CDS encoding IS1634 family transposase, with the translated sequence MHFKIKTISGHKYLYVIKNERIDGKVVQTIQKYVGTADQVYDLIMETKETRIASYSFGKPAALLKAAEEVGLIEAMNKHIDRKSIKGLTPAEYLLLIIIGRSEHILSRNVLDEYFKESLLKFFWNPSYKLSSQNFLNYMERLDEETIRKIEIDVSRTLIQKGIRPTKLTFDTTNFYTHIEHGEELPKKGFSKDKRYDKNLIGVGLTTSNKNIPFQTITYPANIPDVTLFSGLIDNICKRVEEIEIPLDEITIVFDRGMNSIDNIEHVLDKMHVVGALPSSMCKDLFQIPLSDFEEEWENGKNNIIKAHRIMGKWYEQNFTGAIKYSEITRRKQMHEWETKRVMILEKIEELRSRLNHKGRGRKMTSKGLMNRVVDTVPKQYRGLFDYNVIENEGKLQLNFSLNESREKEFLSGMGKTVVFTDKENLATKEIVEMYDSRNMIEEDIKWLKDRLLIPIKPVYVRKDVKIRAHVFLCVMGLLLHNYLLHLIDDPELTIQKLATNLEKIRMSLVYSAKEEKNAEFVIEEMNKETAKIFTKLQLGKYIPS
- a CDS encoding response regulator, with translation MSEILVVEDNLLNLMIEADLLKSFGYEPKKAKNGVEALEVLNEGRVDLILLDMELPKMNGLEFLKIIKCDSETRDIRVVAVTGYSDSESEQQFLEAGCYAVLPKPINFGIFRSQIEEFLTG
- a CDS encoding response regulator — translated: MARIMIVDDAEFMRMVIRDILVKQGHEVAAEVADGECAIQKYQEVKPDLVLMDIILPDMEGTKTLQKLLDLDPEAKVVMCSSLGQKAVVMESIKIGAKDFIVKPFEPDKVLEVIKKVIEPDN